A region from the Variovorax sp. RKNM96 genome encodes:
- a CDS encoding TadG family pilus assembly protein gives MNAARQTQRRRTTRGSILVNTAIALSLVVITLIGTEIGFMYFMKREFQKTADLAALAGAQQVRGGCPAATTAAQLNANGATGGAGRNMPAGVLPLGAAGEIQCGYWDRTTSFQFPAVTGSINAVRVSFQRPSPTLLAFFAGNRNISVSAVAALSAPLAEFSVGSKLITVSGDSTLGRLLKGIGLDLAGTSLLTYDGLAQAKITPGGLLAALGIPVAADIGVGELNTLLAGRSVALGDLLNAIVTVAGQNGLLASNIALLQAIQAKLGLTNLMVQLGSLANGPRGLFAEIIAPGGSGGGALNVNVGALDLLYTAIGVATANHALEAGLNINLLSLAKVTTKVGVIEPPSVAIGGIGAKAYNAQVRTYIHVTTDAGPLGTLLQSLVKLDLPIVLDAVRGIGEVVDMCTPELQDPVSGKDRARFEVTSSIANICVGDIATADLFSKSKVCEYPGTLKNMELINILGLLKTTSHLSIDALQGPPSSLTLAEGQTGTTPVNNLEIGTTVARLVSELTNLLFGGSAPTGSPTSLQLDKLRDQIWSDTASICTQDTSACRGQRYASAVTTIRQNSGQSGLLTGLLNGVGDLLAGVLNPCTGLLGLGGNEDGCKKMIRDGLSSSSNGLGGAVSNALSVLTGLLKPILDAIGASVLTPLLQNVLGINLGQIDVNLKSLDCKALPMLVY, from the coding sequence ATGAACGCAGCCCGCCAGACGCAACGCCGGCGCACCACCCGTGGATCGATCCTCGTGAACACGGCCATTGCGCTGAGCTTGGTCGTCATCACGCTGATCGGCACCGAGATTGGTTTCATGTATTTCATGAAGCGCGAATTCCAGAAGACGGCAGACCTCGCCGCGCTGGCAGGCGCGCAGCAGGTTCGCGGCGGCTGCCCGGCAGCGACGACGGCTGCGCAATTGAATGCCAACGGCGCAACCGGAGGGGCGGGTCGCAATATGCCCGCCGGCGTGCTGCCGCTGGGCGCGGCCGGCGAGATCCAGTGCGGCTATTGGGACCGGACCACGAGCTTCCAGTTTCCCGCGGTGACAGGCAGCATCAATGCGGTGCGCGTGAGTTTTCAGAGGCCCTCGCCAACGCTGCTGGCGTTCTTCGCGGGCAACCGGAACATCAGCGTCAGCGCAGTGGCCGCATTGAGCGCGCCGCTCGCCGAGTTCTCGGTCGGCAGCAAGCTGATCACGGTGAGCGGTGACTCCACGCTCGGGCGATTGCTCAAGGGCATCGGGCTCGACCTCGCCGGTACCTCGCTATTGACTTACGACGGGCTGGCCCAGGCCAAGATCACGCCGGGCGGATTGCTCGCGGCGCTCGGCATCCCGGTGGCCGCCGACATCGGAGTGGGCGAACTCAATACGCTGCTCGCCGGACGCTCTGTGGCATTGGGCGACCTGCTGAATGCCATCGTGACGGTGGCAGGCCAGAACGGCCTGCTCGCCAGCAACATCGCACTGCTGCAGGCGATCCAGGCCAAGCTCGGCCTCACCAATCTCATGGTGCAACTGGGCTCGCTCGCCAACGGTCCGCGCGGCCTGTTCGCGGAAATCATCGCGCCGGGAGGCAGCGGCGGCGGCGCATTGAATGTGAACGTGGGCGCGCTCGACCTGCTCTACACCGCGATCGGCGTGGCGACGGCGAACCACGCGTTGGAAGCAGGGCTCAACATCAACCTGCTGTCGCTGGCCAAGGTGACGACCAAGGTGGGGGTGATCGAACCGCCGTCGGTCGCGATCGGTGGCATCGGCGCCAAGGCGTACAACGCGCAGGTGCGCACCTACATCCACGTGACGACCGATGCGGGCCCGCTCGGCACGCTGCTGCAGTCGCTGGTCAAGCTGGACCTGCCGATCGTGCTGGATGCCGTGCGGGGTATCGGCGAGGTGGTCGACATGTGCACGCCCGAGCTGCAGGACCCGGTGAGCGGCAAAGACCGCGCGAGGTTCGAGGTGACCAGCAGCATCGCGAACATCTGCGTGGGGGACATCGCGACGGCGGACCTGTTCTCGAAGTCGAAGGTCTGCGAATACCCCGGCACCCTGAAGAACATGGAGCTCATCAATATCCTGGGCCTTCTCAAGACCACCAGCCACCTGTCGATCGACGCGCTGCAAGGGCCGCCTTCCTCGCTGACGCTCGCCGAAGGCCAGACCGGCACCACGCCGGTCAACAATCTGGAAATCGGCACGACCGTGGCGCGGCTGGTCTCGGAGTTGACCAACCTGCTGTTCGGCGGCTCGGCGCCGACGGGCTCGCCGACCAGCCTGCAACTGGACAAACTGCGCGATCAGATCTGGAGCGACACCGCCAGCATCTGCACCCAGGACACGTCCGCGTGCCGGGGCCAGCGCTATGCGAGCGCCGTCACCACCATCCGACAGAACTCGGGCCAAAGCGGCCTGCTGACCGGCCTGCTCAACGGCGTGGGCGACCTGCTGGCCGGCGTGCTGAATCCGTGCACGGGCCTGCTGGGCCTGGGCGGCAACGAAGACGGCTGCAAGAAGATGATCCGCGACGGGCTGTCCAGCAGCAGCAATGGCTTGGGCGGCGCCGTTTCCAACGCCCTGTCCGTGCTGACCGGCCTGCTCAAACCGATCCTCGACGCCATCGGTGCATCGGTCCTCACGCCGCTGCTGCAAAACGTACTCGGCATCAACCTCGGCCAGATCGACGTGAACCTGAAGTCGCTCGACTGCAAGGCCTTGCCCATGCTGGTGTACTGA